A stretch of Triticum aestivum cultivar Chinese Spring chromosome 1D, IWGSC CS RefSeq v2.1, whole genome shotgun sequence DNA encodes these proteins:
- the LOC123158022 gene encoding uncharacterized protein has product MDLEKKGGRNYLTWTDEMDEAMLNVFVEHYNRGDRAQNGWKPHVYTAVVKNVRAKCNVDITKENVISRCKTIDRHYVNVSKMLSTSGFGWEWIHNKLMVDSEDVWSNYVRANKDAACYRHKVIKFWDSISLVFSKDHATGTGARTAGESAAEMAAENVNNINTDSTATSSTQTGEEQKRKRYQSDDSIASMLGEKLDNFTSAYKADIAQVAPPEKPSSPEEILDALNAIVGLDDDGLLAAYDILIADDRKFKALMALPERMKKKWILKQINQ; this is encoded by the exons ATGGATCTGGAGAAGAAAGGAGGTAGAAACTACCTTACCTGGACGGATGAAATGGATGAAGCAATGCTGAATGTGTTCGTGGAGCATTACAATAGAGGGGATCgtgctcaaaatgggtggaagccacatgtttacactgcagttgtcAAGAATGTTCGAGCCAAGTGCAATGTGGATATCACAAAGGAGAATGTCATATCAAGGTGCAAGACTATTGATAGACACTATGTCAATGTCAGCAAGATGTTGTCAACGAGTGGTTTTGGGTGGGAGTGGATCCATAACAAGCTTATGGTTGATAGTGAGGACGTGTGGAGCAACTATGTCAGG GCAAACAAAGATGCCGCATGCTACAGGCACAAGGTCATAAAGTTTTGGGACTCTATCAGCCTTGTCTTCTCGAAGGATCATGCCACCGGAACCGGAGCCAGAACTGCTGGTGAAAGTGCAGCGGAAATGGCTGCAGAGAATGTCAACAACATCAACACTGATTCTACCGCAACATCTTCAACCCAAACAGGCGAGGAACAGAAGAGGAAAAGATATCAATCGGATGACTCAATTGCATCTATGCTTGGAGAGAAACTGGATAATTTTACCAGTGCCTACAAAGCTGATATCGCTCAAGTTGCTCCTCCTGAGAAACCCTCCTCTCCTGAAGAAATACTTGATGCTCTCAATGCAATTGTGGGACTGGATGATGACGGCTTGCTAGCAGCTTATGATATCCTCATAGCAGATGACCGCAAGTTCAAGGCTCTTATGGCGCTGCCTGAAAGGATGAAGAAGAAATGGATCCTCAAGCAAATCAACCAATGA